The proteins below come from a single Acidobacteriota bacterium genomic window:
- a CDS encoding tetratricopeptide repeat protein, giving the protein MKKEAVENDTQLRRYLLDELPEDVQQLIEERLLVDNDYLEQLLIVEEDLIEDYTANRLPPHQQAKYQKLFLASPEGRQKLQISQVLKTHLNHFPSEIAPQPSLWKRVQNTLTQILSMPVLKIATAAVLVLGLGLVSWWAFFQSDLKTGINALKGAYGEERPLEARITSLAYARFSGSTKASSQTSATKLKVAHKAFEELTKEEPTTSSLHALGNYHLTQKQFDDAIKYLVQAAQAAPDDSSIHTDLGVAYLEKGKLQPAGSQAQKADFEDCLNHFRMAITKNPTSPEASFNLALFYQTTQAWGNAVESWNRFLGLEPNTKWAEEARRYLNIALQEQKK; this is encoded by the coding sequence ATGAAAAAAGAAGCTGTAGAAAATGACACACAACTGCGACGCTACTTGCTCGATGAGTTACCTGAAGACGTGCAACAGTTGATAGAGGAACGTCTTCTGGTTGACAACGATTACCTGGAACAATTGCTGATCGTTGAAGAAGATTTGATAGAGGATTACACGGCAAACAGATTGCCACCACACCAACAGGCCAAATACCAAAAACTCTTTTTGGCGTCTCCCGAGGGCCGACAGAAATTGCAAATCTCGCAAGTTCTAAAAACCCACTTAAACCATTTCCCTTCTGAAATCGCTCCGCAACCAAGTTTGTGGAAGCGAGTTCAAAACACACTGACACAGATTCTTTCTATGCCGGTTCTGAAGATTGCCACTGCCGCCGTTCTGGTTTTGGGATTGGGCCTTGTCAGTTGGTGGGCATTCTTTCAATCCGACCTGAAAACAGGGATCAACGCATTGAAAGGCGCTTACGGTGAAGAGCGCCCCCTTGAAGCACGGATTACAAGCCTCGCCTACGCAAGATTTTCCGGTTCAACCAAAGCTTCCAGTCAAACCAGTGCGACAAAATTAAAGGTTGCGCACAAGGCCTTCGAGGAGTTGACGAAGGAAGAACCTACCACTTCTTCCTTGCACGCACTTGGAAATTACCACTTAACGCAGAAACAATTTGACGATGCGATCAAGTATCTTGTCCAGGCGGCGCAAGCGGCTCCCGATGATTCTTCCATTCATACAGACTTAGGAGTTGCGTATCTGGAGAAAGGCAAACTGCAACCAGCGGGTTCGCAAGCGCAGAAAGCGGATTTTGAAGACTGCCTGAATCATTTCAGAATGGCGATCACTAAGAATCCAACATCTCCGGAAGCAAGTTTTAACCTGGCACTGTTTTATCAAACCACGCAGGCTTGGGGAAATGCGGTGGAAAGCTGGAACCGTTTTCTTGGGTTGGAGCCGAACACGAAGTGGGCTGAAGAAGCCAGGCGCTATCTGAACATCGCACTGCAGGAACAGAAAAAGTAG
- a CDS encoding trypsin-like peptidase domain-containing protein, which produces MKDFAYDNGELLERYRRSRQRAILIAVAACFLAAGVILGVALSRQATPVRAGDKEVNSELASAFVEVSRQVEPAVVNISTVVKPAKPTRDSELYSIPRPSLDSTLPYLGGDQALRGNGSGVIVDPQGYILTNRHVVNQVDRITVRFFDGTELPARLIGSDAEVDLAVVKVDPVAPLTAIRFGDSEKMRVGDWVLAIGSPFGLDQTVTAGIISAKERDSSELYKRVGFQYFLQTDAAINRGNSGGPLVNLSGELIGINSAIATSTGDYNGICFALPSMEAIGVYRQLVKNGRVVRGFLGAMTERVTPQIAKIYHLPVVRGAIISNVGQTMLVGNQAVESPAAKAGLKLNDVVIEFRGERIKDDSDLIRQVAATPVGTTAPIKIFRDGKEMSLTVVVSQRPEINQIETSEDAKPSEAASLPRQNIGISVQTMTPTRIIERSLGQVMGVLVIRVEAGSVSDDAGLKVNDVIEAVNRQQVKNVDDFKEVLSSLNSGEPIVLQVYRQKLYPNPRIFISFNRP; this is translated from the coding sequence ATGAAGGATTTCGCTTATGACAACGGCGAATTGCTCGAACGCTATCGCCGCTCGCGGCAGCGTGCAATTCTGATTGCTGTGGCAGCCTGTTTTTTGGCTGCTGGCGTCATTCTTGGCGTAGCGCTGTCGCGCCAAGCCACACCAGTCCGGGCCGGTGACAAAGAGGTCAACTCTGAATTAGCTTCCGCGTTTGTCGAAGTCTCCAGGCAGGTCGAACCGGCAGTCGTCAACATCTCCACCGTCGTCAAGCCCGCAAAACCGACGCGCGATTCGGAGCTCTATTCAATTCCACGTCCCTCATTGGATTCGACGCTTCCCTATCTGGGTGGCGATCAGGCGTTACGTGGCAATGGATCAGGAGTGATCGTAGATCCACAAGGGTACATCCTGACCAATCGCCACGTGGTGAACCAGGTTGACCGCATTACAGTTCGTTTTTTTGACGGAACCGAACTTCCCGCTCGTTTGATTGGCAGCGATGCAGAAGTAGATTTGGCCGTCGTGAAAGTTGATCCTGTCGCGCCCTTGACTGCAATTCGATTTGGCGATTCCGAAAAAATGCGTGTGGGAGACTGGGTACTGGCTATCGGCTCTCCTTTTGGGCTTGACCAGACTGTCACGGCGGGAATTATTAGCGCCAAGGAGCGCGACTCATCCGAGCTTTACAAACGGGTCGGCTTCCAATATTTTTTGCAAACCGATGCAGCAATTAATCGAGGAAATTCAGGCGGGCCGCTTGTGAATTTGTCTGGTGAGCTGATTGGAATTAACTCCGCAATTGCAACCAGCACAGGGGATTACAATGGAATCTGCTTCGCGCTGCCTTCGATGGAAGCGATTGGCGTTTACAGGCAATTGGTAAAAAATGGTCGCGTTGTTCGTGGATTTCTGGGTGCAATGACGGAACGCGTTACACCGCAAATCGCCAAAATTTATCATTTGCCTGTAGTTCGCGGAGCAATCATCAGCAATGTTGGCCAAACGATGCTGGTCGGCAACCAGGCGGTTGAAAGCCCTGCCGCAAAAGCTGGGTTGAAATTAAACGACGTCGTCATCGAATTCCGTGGCGAAAGAATCAAGGATGATTCAGATTTGATTCGACAGGTTGCGGCGACGCCTGTCGGCACTACTGCTCCGATCAAAATCTTCCGGGATGGCAAAGAAATGTCATTGACCGTTGTCGTTAGTCAACGCCCGGAAATAAATCAGATTGAAACGTCTGAGGATGCGAAACCAAGTGAGGCCGCTTCTTTACCACGCCAAAACATTGGGATTTCTGTCCAGACGATGACGCCGACTCGCATAATCGAGCGCTCGCTGGGTCAGGTGATGGGGGTTCTGGTCATACGCGTTGAAGCGGGCAGCGTCTCCGACGACGCAGGTTTGAAAGTAAATGACGTGATAGAAGCCGTGAACCGGCAACAGGTCAAAAACGTTGACGATTTCAAAGAGGTTCTTTCCAGCCTTAACTCTGGAGAACCCATTGTTCTTCAAGTGTATCGGCAAAAGCTTTACCCGAATCCGCGAATATTTATCTCGTTCAACAGGCCGTAA
- a CDS encoding fumarate reductase subunit C, whose amino-acid sequence MKQAHAYTLYRPKWYRKRVSTWWWAQQWRSFKFILRELSSIAVGYVGAMLLWMIWSLIQGPESYANFLAWLKSPLIIVMSLIAFGFVLYHSITWFNLAPKAMPVRVGGKRLPEWMVAAPNYVAWIVVSAVVIWFVIGGK is encoded by the coding sequence ATGAAGCAGGCTCATGCTTATACGCTTTATCGCCCAAAATGGTATCGCAAGCGGGTTTCGACTTGGTGGTGGGCGCAACAATGGCGCTCGTTCAAATTCATCCTGCGCGAATTGAGCAGCATCGCTGTCGGATATGTTGGAGCGATGCTTTTGTGGATGATTTGGAGTTTGATCCAAGGGCCGGAAAGTTATGCGAACTTCCTGGCCTGGCTGAAGTCGCCGCTGATCATTGTAATGAGCCTCATTGCCTTTGGCTTTGTCCTCTACCATTCGATCACGTGGTTCAATCTGGCGCCAAAGGCAATGCCGGTTCGGGTGGGTGGCAAGCGGTTGCCTGAGTGGATGGTGGCTGCGCCAAATTATGTCGCCTGGATCGTGGTTTCGGCGGTGGTCATCTGGTTTGTAATAGGAGGGAAGTGA
- a CDS encoding succinate dehydrogenase/fumarate reductase iron-sulfur subunit: MAETIRLDVARYRPEQEGEPTFQSYEVPLRKEWVVLDALNHIKDKVDGSLSYRWSCRMGVCGSCGMMVNGEPKLTCATFLTHYAPGPIKVEPLRYFPIVRDLVVEITDFMAKLKSVKPWIVREDEKLVSEGEYLQTPAQLDQFKQFSMCINCLCCYAACPVVGLDQHFIGPAAIALAQRYNLDSRDQGNEERLDMLSQHEGIWGCTFNGECSKACPKNVDPAGAIQQYKIKAVTEWFKSVLMPWGKGGTK; encoded by the coding sequence ATGGCCGAAACAATTAGGCTTGATGTCGCCCGTTATCGTCCTGAACAAGAAGGCGAGCCGACGTTCCAAAGCTATGAAGTGCCTTTGCGCAAGGAGTGGGTTGTCCTTGATGCGCTGAACCACATCAAGGACAAGGTTGACGGATCGCTTTCATATCGCTGGTCTTGCCGCATGGGTGTGTGCGGCAGTTGCGGGATGATGGTCAATGGCGAGCCGAAGCTGACCTGCGCCACCTTCCTGACGCATTACGCGCCGGGACCGATCAAGGTCGAACCCTTGCGATATTTTCCGATTGTGCGTGATCTGGTTGTCGAAATCACCGACTTCATGGCCAAGCTCAAAAGCGTCAAGCCGTGGATTGTGCGCGAAGATGAGAAACTTGTTTCGGAAGGCGAGTATCTGCAAACACCGGCGCAATTGGATCAATTCAAACAATTCAGCATGTGCATCAACTGTCTGTGTTGTTATGCTGCGTGCCCAGTGGTTGGCTTGGATCAGCACTTCATTGGGCCTGCGGCCATTGCGCTGGCGCAGCGGTACAATCTGGATTCGCGCGATCAGGGGAACGAAGAGCGCCTGGACATGCTCTCTCAGCACGAAGGCATTTGGGGTTGCACTTTCAACGGCGAATGCTCGAAAGCATGTCCAAAGAACGTTGACCCGGCGGGCGCGATTCAGCAATACAAGATCAAGGCCGTGACAGAATGGTTTAAGTCCGTGTTGATGCCCTGGGGCAAGGGAGGCACGAAATGA
- the frdA gene encoding fumarate reductase (quinol) flavoprotein subunit gives MDISSHDVLLVGGGGAGLRAAIAVSEFNPKLSVAVVSKVYPMRSHTVSAEGGAAGVIKPGDSLDEHAYDTISGGDWMSDQDAVEAFVQEAPPELLQLEHWGCPWNREPDGRVAVRPFGGMKKERTWFAADKTGFHMLHTLFQTSLKYDPIKRYDEWFVTKLLVDDGRVQGVVAIELMSGKLQAILAKAVIICTGGAGKVFPFTTNANIKCGDGMSLAFRAGVPLKDMEFIQYHPTGLPFTGILITEAARAEGGYLVNKDGYRYLQDYDLGKPTKEPVLRSMELGPRDRLSQAFVKEFERGRTIETPYGHIVHLDVRHLGEKKINAKIPFVRELCLKYQGIDPVKEMIPVRPVVHYVMGGVHTDINAATPIKGLYAAGEAACVSINGANRLGSNSLTELLVFGARAGKAAAEFASGHPEPGSQIVAQALDETRRVESQYLNKTGGRERIATIREEMQKAMEDGAGIYRTQNSLAAAASKIAELQERFRDIAIEDHSHTFNTELTAALELSYMLDVAGAMIQSALHRQESRGSHQRTDFPKRDDEKYLAHSLAYRNEDGSTRIEYLPVTITRWPPGERVYGR, from the coding sequence ATGGACATCTCTTCTCACGATGTTCTCCTGGTTGGCGGCGGCGGCGCGGGCTTACGAGCCGCCATCGCTGTTTCTGAGTTCAATCCAAAACTAAGCGTCGCTGTTGTTTCGAAGGTCTACCCCATGCGAAGTCACACGGTTTCCGCCGAAGGTGGAGCCGCTGGTGTAATCAAGCCGGGCGACTCATTGGACGAACATGCCTACGACACCATTTCCGGTGGCGATTGGATGAGCGATCAAGACGCCGTCGAAGCCTTCGTCCAGGAAGCTCCGCCGGAATTGCTGCAATTGGAACACTGGGGCTGTCCGTGGAATCGTGAACCAGACGGCCGCGTTGCCGTCCGGCCATTCGGCGGTATGAAAAAAGAGCGCACATGGTTTGCCGCCGACAAAACCGGTTTCCACATGCTTCACACGCTCTTCCAGACCTCGCTCAAATACGATCCAATCAAGCGTTACGATGAATGGTTTGTGACCAAGCTGCTGGTGGACGATGGCCGCGTGCAGGGAGTGGTTGCCATCGAGTTGATGAGTGGCAAGCTGCAGGCCATCCTGGCCAAAGCCGTTATCATCTGTACGGGCGGCGCGGGCAAAGTCTTTCCCTTTACGACCAATGCCAATATCAAATGCGGTGACGGCATGTCGCTGGCCTTCCGCGCGGGCGTGCCGCTGAAGGACATGGAGTTCATCCAGTACCATCCCACTGGGCTGCCCTTCACTGGCATCCTGATCACCGAAGCTGCGCGTGCCGAAGGCGGCTATCTGGTCAACAAAGATGGCTATCGCTATTTGCAGGATTACGATCTGGGCAAGCCAACGAAGGAGCCTGTGCTGCGTTCGATGGAATTGGGGCCGCGCGACCGGTTGTCGCAAGCCTTCGTCAAAGAGTTTGAGAGAGGCCGTACGATTGAAACGCCTTACGGCCACATCGTTCATCTGGACGTTCGCCACCTGGGCGAAAAGAAAATCAACGCGAAGATTCCCTTTGTCCGCGAACTGTGCCTGAAATATCAGGGCATTGATCCGGTCAAAGAGATGATCCCGGTACGTCCTGTCGTGCATTACGTGATGGGCGGCGTCCACACCGACATCAACGCCGCCACGCCGATCAAAGGATTATATGCCGCCGGCGAAGCCGCTTGCGTCAGCATCAACGGCGCAAACCGGCTGGGGTCGAATTCTTTGACCGAGTTGCTTGTCTTCGGCGCTCGCGCCGGCAAAGCCGCAGCCGAATTCGCTTCCGGCCATCCGGAGCCAGGCAGCCAGATCGTGGCACAGGCATTGGACGAAACACGCCGCGTCGAATCACAATACCTGAACAAAACCGGCGGGCGCGAGCGCATCGCCACCATCCGCGAAGAAATGCAAAAAGCCATGGAAGACGGCGCAGGCATCTACCGTACACAGAATTCGCTGGCCGCCGCAGCCAGCAAGATCGCCGAATTGCAGGAACGATTCCGCGATATCGCCATCGAAGATCACAGCCACACCTTCAATACAGAACTGACAGCAGCGCTGGAACTTTCTTATATGCTTGACGTGGCCGGGGCAATGATTCAGTCGGCGCTTCACCGCCAGGAATCGCGCGGCTCACACCAGCGAACGGATTTCCCCAAACGCGACGACGAAAAGTATCTGGCGCATTCGCTGGCGTATCGAAATGAAGATGGTTCGACGCGGATTGAGTATTTGCCGGTAACGATCACGCGCTGGCCGCCAGGCGAGCGCGTATATGGCAGATAA
- a CDS encoding CocE/NonD family hydrolase produces MKARNSLLLTLITLLIPALLLFAALPSLSAQGNFSIKDHYTKHEYQIAMRDGVKLFTSVYVPKDTSQKYPMIMQRTPYSVAPYGPENYRNQLGPSPLFAKEGFIFVYQDVRGRTMSEGDFAWMRPYKPKKSGPTDTDETTDTWDTIEWLLKNIPNNNGRVGQWGISYPGHYSAQSLIDPHPALKAVSPQAPMADNWLGDDMHHNGAFFLPHAFNFIIGFGRPRTGPGVPQFARFDHGTADGYKFFLEMGALPNAQKYMKNEIKLWDEWMEHGDYDEYWQAQNVPQHLKKVTPAVMTVGGLFDAEDVQGPLWIYREIEKNNPKAWNVLVEGPWCHGCWARADGSSLGGAKFGSNTSAFYQQNIEFPFFLYFLKDKGEMKLPEAYVFESGSNTWKTYESWPPKNVAEKSIYLQADGKLSFDPPKAASGYDEYVSDPSKPVPFQNRIGIGMNYEYMVDDQRFASNRTDVLVYQSDVLTEDMTISGEILSDLYVSTSGTDSDFVVKLIDVYPDRTQDPMDGYQMLVRGEPMRAKYRNSWSKPEAMKPNEVTHIPFKMPDVNHNFRKGHRIMIQIQSTWFPLVDRNPQKFLNIYKAKDEDFQKATQRVYRSSRYATRLKVNVLK; encoded by the coding sequence ATGAAAGCTCGAAACTCGCTTTTATTGACGCTGATTACGCTGCTTATTCCGGCGTTGCTCCTGTTTGCCGCTTTACCATCTTTATCGGCGCAGGGAAATTTCAGCATCAAAGATCATTACACCAAACACGAATATCAAATCGCCATGCGCGATGGCGTCAAGTTGTTCACTTCGGTTTATGTCCCCAAAGACACCTCGCAGAAATATCCGATGATTATGCAGCGCACGCCTTACAGCGTTGCACCTTACGGACCGGAGAATTACCGGAATCAACTTGGGCCGTCGCCTTTGTTTGCGAAAGAAGGCTTTATCTTTGTGTACCAGGACGTCCGAGGAAGGACGATGTCCGAAGGCGATTTTGCCTGGATGCGACCATACAAGCCGAAAAAGTCCGGCCCCACAGATACAGATGAAACGACGGACACCTGGGACACCATCGAATGGCTACTAAAAAACATTCCGAACAATAATGGACGCGTAGGGCAATGGGGGATTTCCTATCCTGGCCATTACTCCGCGCAATCGCTGATTGATCCGCATCCGGCACTGAAAGCCGTTTCGCCGCAAGCCCCAATGGCGGATAACTGGCTGGGCGATGATATGCACCACAATGGAGCGTTCTTTTTACCGCACGCCTTCAATTTCATCATTGGATTTGGCAGGCCGAGAACAGGCCCCGGAGTTCCGCAGTTTGCACGGTTTGATCACGGAACGGCCGATGGCTACAAATTTTTCCTGGAAATGGGGGCGCTGCCGAATGCCCAGAAGTACATGAAAAACGAAATCAAACTATGGGATGAATGGATGGAGCATGGCGATTATGACGAATACTGGCAGGCGCAAAATGTTCCGCAACATCTGAAGAAAGTCACTCCGGCAGTGATGACCGTCGGCGGTTTGTTTGATGCCGAAGACGTGCAAGGCCCTCTGTGGATTTATCGCGAAATCGAAAAGAACAACCCGAAAGCCTGGAACGTGTTGGTCGAAGGCCCGTGGTGTCACGGCTGTTGGGCGCGGGCAGACGGAAGCTCGCTTGGCGGCGCGAAGTTCGGATCGAACACTTCGGCTTTTTATCAGCAGAACATCGAATTCCCGTTCTTTCTCTACTTCCTGAAAGACAAAGGTGAGATGAAGCTGCCGGAAGCGTATGTGTTTGAAAGTGGGTCAAATACCTGGAAAACGTATGAATCCTGGCCGCCGAAGAACGTCGCCGAAAAAAGCATTTATCTGCAAGCGGACGGCAAACTGTCGTTTGATCCGCCGAAAGCCGCTTCCGGGTACGATGAATACGTCAGCGATCCGAGCAAGCCAGTTCCGTTTCAGAATCGAATTGGCATCGGCATGAACTATGAATATATGGTTGACGATCAACGGTTTGCCAGTAACCGTACGGATGTGCTGGTTTATCAAAGCGATGTTTTGACGGAAGACATGACAATTTCCGGCGAAATTTTGTCCGACCTGTATGTTTCGACTTCGGGCACGGATTCGGATTTTGTCGTCAAACTGATTGATGTTTACCCGGACAGAACGCAAGACCCAATGGATGGGTACCAAATGTTGGTGCGCGGAGAACCGATGCGCGCCAAATATCGCAATAGCTGGTCGAAGCCCGAAGCGATGAAGCCCAATGAAGTTACTCACATTCCATTCAAAATGCCGGATGTGAATCACAACTTCCGCAAAGGCCATCGAATTATGATCCAGATTCAAAGCACCTGGTTTCCGCTGGTTGATCGCAACCCGCAGAAGTTCCTGAACATTTACAAAGCCAAGGACGAAGATTTTCAGAAAGCGACGCAGCGAGTGTATCGCTCCAGCAGGTATGCGACGCGGCTGAAGGTCAACGTTTTGAAGTAA
- a CDS encoding peptidoglycan-binding protein, giving the protein MFFRKLSQALTCLLVAAVLITANTVLVEAKGKRKKASASSAKGKFAKSSRSRSVAQKGRRGHKRSRRYVEESYRPDPSPAVVPDRIEVLEYGSTNSADLSKWLNPPKPTNQSSGDEGTITPSKRANIDVMRVIQIQQALANKGFYSGETSGNYDDATMDAMRRFQASNNIAATGYPTAHALKRLGLASW; this is encoded by the coding sequence ATGTTCTTTCGCAAACTCTCCCAGGCCCTCACTTGCCTGTTGGTTGCCGCTGTTTTAATCACTGCAAATACAGTTTTGGTTGAAGCCAAAGGCAAAAGGAAAAAAGCTTCGGCGTCATCCGCCAAAGGAAAATTTGCTAAATCCTCACGAAGCCGCTCTGTCGCCCAGAAAGGCAGACGCGGTCACAAACGATCGCGCCGCTATGTTGAGGAAAGTTATCGTCCCGATCCATCGCCGGCAGTCGTTCCTGACCGCATTGAGGTGTTGGAATACGGCTCCACGAACTCTGCCGACCTTTCGAAATGGCTGAATCCGCCCAAGCCGACAAATCAGTCCAGCGGAGATGAAGGAACTATTACTCCTTCCAAGCGCGCCAACATTGACGTGATGCGCGTGATTCAGATTCAGCAGGCTTTGGCCAACAAGGGCTTCTACTCCGGAGAAACATCCGGCAACTATGACGATGCAACCATGGACGCGATGCGTCGTTTCCAGGCCAGTAACAATATCGCTGCAACGGGCTATCCGACAGCCCATGCGCTCAAACGCCTGGGGTTGGCAAGCTGGTAA
- the frdD gene encoding fumarate reductase subunit FrdD, giving the protein MAKRSNEPFLWSLFSSGGMIAALMFPILLFLFGLAFPLGWLEAPGYGSLLALVRHPLTRLVLFGLCSLPLFHGAHRFRFTLYDGLQIKHLNELIAVFCYGSAIAGTILAAYLLWIIP; this is encoded by the coding sequence GTGGCCAAAAGATCGAATGAGCCGTTTTTGTGGTCGCTCTTTAGTTCCGGCGGAATGATCGCGGCGCTGATGTTTCCGATCCTGCTCTTTCTGTTCGGCCTGGCCTTTCCGCTGGGCTGGCTCGAAGCGCCTGGCTACGGAAGTTTACTGGCATTGGTGCGGCATCCGCTGACGCGCCTGGTGCTGTTCGGTCTTTGTTCTCTGCCGCTGTTTCACGGAGCGCACCGCTTCCGCTTTACCCTTTATGATGGACTGCAGATTAAGCATTTGAATGAATTGATTGCTGTTTTCTGTTACGGCAGTGCCATTGCGGGAACGATTCTGGCAGCTTATCTCTTGTGGATTATTCCATAG